A stretch of DNA from Clostridiales bacterium:
AACCATGATCGCGGTATGCCACAGTTCACGTGACTTGTTGAGCGCGAGGACAAACGCCGTCGTGGTGTGCAGGTAGATCGCGAATGGTAACGCGATGAGCGTCATGCGATGAGCGAGTTTCTCTCCACCCTTGCGGGTGATCATGACCCACAGGTCGATGAAGCAGATGATCATATATATTGCGGCCGCGCTACCGGTGAAAACGAATGGAGCGGTAAAGTTAGGTGTGATCATGAACCACACCGCACGCCACGGGAGCTTCATGTCGCTCAAGAGGCCGAGCAAAGCGAGCATGACGAGTACTCCGGCCTGGAGCACCGCGAACCGCGCGAGAGGACGGTACTGTTCCGCGCCGAACAGATGAACGCTCGCGTACACCACGAGCCCGCCGGCTGAAAGGCCTACGTAGTACATGTAGTTCACGAACCACAGGCCCCACGGACTGGAGTCGCGCATCGCGAGCACCGCGCCGCCGTGCCTGAGCAGCTCCGTCCATGAAATGGCCGCTAGTCCGATGAAGATGCCGAGAATGGCCATAAATGCCCAGTACCGCGGACCCGCCGTCTTGAGCGCCCCAAAGTTCCAGTCGATCCCAATGAACCGCTTGACTCCTGGGCGCTTCACTACGATTTCACTCACGCGGCATCACCCTACGTACCAGATCATGGGCTCGCAACCGAGGCCCTCTTTAAGACGGAAAACCTTCTTGGTCTTGAGAATCTGTGTCACAGCGCTCTCCGGATCATTGAGATCTCCAAAGGTTCGAGCGCCGACCGGACACGCCTCAGTACACGCTGTGTTCATGCCATTCCTTGTCCGGTGGATACAAAACGTACACTTCTCGATCACCTTCGCCTTGTCCTTGTGCGGGACCTTCGGATTGATGTCGTTTTCCGGAATGTATGGGTACGCCCAGTTGGCGTGCCGAGCACCATACGGGCAGGTGACCAGGCAATTCTTGCAGGAAATACACTTCTTGTAGTCCATGACTACGATTCCGTCAGGCTCTTTCCACGTGGCCTTGATAGGACATCCCAGTACACAGGGCGGTATGCCGCAGTGCATGCACTGCACCGGGAGATACCAAAAATCCCTATCTCCGGCCTCCGTGAAATCGAGACGCGCATACTCCAGCTTGAGCGCGGCAAGCGGCATCTCCAGGATCTTGATGTACTGGAATCCGCCGTTCCGAGGAAGGTTGTTCTCGCGAACACACGCGTATACACACCGGCGACATCCCACACACGCGTTGACGTCAATGACCATGGCCCAACTCTGGTCGCCCGCTTTGTCTGCGTAATAGACGGGCTCGCCTGGATAACACATTGGATCATTCACGTCGCGGAAGTAGTCCAGCGGATCACCGCCCTCGGGAGCGGCCGCGCCAGCCGAAGAGGCGAACAGCGTAGCGAACGCCGGTACCGTACCTGCGGCAAACACACCGAGAAGCACGCCAGCACCCTTAAGAAACCCCCTCCGCGTCACGTCATCCGCGATCCGTTCGGCACGCGTTTCGTACGTCTCCTCAGCGCCAATGGCGGCCTCGGAATAGCCAGCGTCCGAGTGTCGCTCGTCAGTCATCAGTTCGACCTCCCTCGGACAAGTGCGATAGCTAGACCTGCGGCCAGTGCCACGCCAAGGATCGCGAGCACCTGAAGGTACTCAGGATCTCGATGACCGGCTTGCACAGGCGGTCCAGCCATCGGGGTAAATGTGGTGGACTCCGAAAGGATTGAGAACTGAAAGCCGTTGCCCACGAACGGGAGCAATCCCTCAGCGAAGATGAAGCCCGGCGTGTGCGGGTCGTGACAGCCGGCGGACGAACACTTCTGCTCGCCCGCACCGTGTATCCCCGCCTCAAACTCACGGTATATCGCAGAGTGGCACCGATAGCACACCCGCGACACATCGCCTGTGATAGCTACGAGCGTACCGTCCGCTAGCTTGAGTCTGCCGGGATCTCCCGCCGCAGTGTCATGACAGGCAGCGCACGCGGCTCTTCCCTCGCCGAGCGACGCGTGGCCATGCAGCGTGATCTGGTGGCGAGTAAATCCGTTGGGTAGCGTACGCCCCTGCTCGATCTCGCGCTGGGTGACGGGGTGACACGCGGAGCACGGATAAAAGAGTGGCTCGCCCGTGGCCGCCCTACCCGTCACCGGTAACGTCCCCTCGGCGGCTGAAGCGCTGCCGGCAAACGCAAGACATGCGACGGTGAACGAGAGTGCGACCCCGAAGATAGTGATCGATGTCCACCGACTACTCAGTGCACGTATCGGGTACTGATCAGACGTTGCGTGTTCCACTGCGTCTATGGCGGACACACCACCCTTCGTCACGTGGCGAGGAAGAGCGTCAGCCTCTATTAGCCGTTCTCCTCCGCTACCACACATCTTACACAAACACATTCTGCACGATGATGCGGCCCCTGACGTACTTTGCTAATTGCTTCACGCACCCTACAACACATTGTGCCACGATGCACGCAACAGCGTGTACGATACTGTAGGAAGACAAGAAGTCGCAAGCACTCTATCAATTTGCCCGTCGCCAATGAAATCACCCCGGCGACCGGTGACGCGGAGGCAGGATGCACGTCTCGATCCGGAGAAAACGCGTGAAGCGCTCGCCTGGGCGTTCTTGGCGTCCGCGGCTTCCCCGCGTGAGTGGCGCGCTCATTCTCGGCGCAATCGTGGGAGTCGTCTTTGCGGCGCTGCTCGCAACCGCCGCCCTCCTCGAAGGAGCCGGACGCTCCCCCGCTCTGGCCGGCGTGTGCGGCTCGTGTCATGAGATCGCCCCCCACGTCGCCGCGTGGAGAGCTTCTACGCATGCGAACACGGGGTGCCGCTCATGTCACACCGAGTACGCGTGGTACCAGGGTCCACTGTATCGAATCACCGCGCTTGCCGACGATGTCTCCAGATTCGTGTCCCGAGAGCCCACGCCAGCGAGAGAACCTGAGCTCCCCCGTCCGGCAACCCTGGGGATTCCCGATAACGTCTGCCTGCGCTGCCACTCGATGACCCGCGAGCCGAGCACGGGCGACCGGGTCATCATCGACCACGCCGATCATGCCGAGCGCAACGACGCGTGCCTGTCGTGTCACCTCAACACCACGCACCCTGACCCGGAGACCGACATCGTGCTCCTCATGATGGAGCAGTGCTACGAGTGCCACTCGCTCACCCCCGCCCCCGGCGAGCCTTCCGGGGAGTGCGCGGTGTGCCACCCCGCGCACTTGGAGCTGACACCCGCATCGCACGACCCGATCGGCGAGTGGCTCAGGCCAGCTCACGGTGACAGCGCCAAGACAGACACCACGCAGTGCATGATGTGTCACACCGAGCAGTACTGCGTCGACTGCCACGGTGTCTTGATGCCTCATCCGCCCACGTTCGCGCAGGATCACGGCGAGGAGGCCGCGCTGAAGCGCGATGCCTGCGACATGTGCCATGCCCCAGCAGCCGACATCGACCCGTGCAGCGCGTGCCATCATCAAGGATCCGAACCCACCCAACCCTGGGTCCAGCAACACATGTACGCCGTGCGCGACGCCGGACCTTCCGCCTGCTTCGACTGCCACAAGCCCCGGTACTGTGGGCGATGCCACGTGCGTGGCCGACCGAACGCTGGTTCGCTATAGTGGGAACGGATTTGGCTACGCATCGTGTTTCTGCTGGTAGCCAGCGGGGATTCGCGATAGCTTGGAGCTTGCGAAATGGCGTCTTCAGGGTCGCGACCCGCTAACCGGAGGGTTCGCATGAAAAGACCGGACATCACAGGGGCATGGAATCGAGCGCGGCGCCATCGCGGGGCGATGATCGCGATCTCTTTAGTGGGCGCCATGCTGGTGATCGTGCTCGCAACCGCCGCCCTCCTCGAAGGAGCCGCCCGCACCCCCGCTCTCGCCGGCGTGTGCGGCTCGTGTCATGAGATCGCCCCCCACGTCGCGGCGTGGAGAGCTTCTTCGCATGCCAACACAGGGTGCCGTTCATGTCACACCGAGTACGCGTGGCACGATGGCTTCAGGTATCGCGCAACAGACTTCGCCGATGAGGTCTCGCAGTACCTCTCGGGCGATGCCGCCCAAGCCGCGCAACCCGAGCGCCGAGGAGCCGTCGGTCCGATTGCCGAGACTCCCGATAACGTCTGCCTGCGCTGCCACTCGATGACCCGCGAGCCGAGCACGGGCGACCGGGTCATCATCGACCACGCCGATCATGCCGAGCGCAACGACGCGTGCCTGTCGTGCCATCTCAACACCACGCACCCTGACCCGGAGACCGACATCGTGCTCGTCATGATGGAGCAGTGCTACGAGTGCCACTCGCTCACCCCCGCCCCAGGCGAGCCTTCCGGGGAGTGCGCGGTGTGCCACCCCGCGCACCTTGAACTGACACCCGCATCGCACGACCCGATCGGCGAGTGGCAGCGGCCAGCTCACGGTGACAGCGCCAAGACAGACACCACGCAGTGCATGATGTGTCACACCGAGCAGTACTGCGTCGACTGCCACGGTGTCCTGATGCCTCATCCGCCCACGTTCGCGCAGGATCACGGCGTGGAGGCCGCGTCTCTCGACCGCGTCGTGTGTTCCGGGTGCCACTACGCAGCCCCCGATCCCTGCAGCGCGTGCCATCACTCGCTCGAAGGCGCTGTCATCGATACGTGGGGGACACAGCACTACCGTGTGACGCGGATACAGGGACCAGCCGCTTGCATGCGTTGCCACGAAGCGGTCTTCTGCGCGCAGTGCCACGGACGAGGCTCTACGCCTCAATAGCATGCCGAGGCGGGCTTATCCGCCGATCGGCCATGCAAGGGCAGGTGCCGCGTGCGTACGTCCGTGGTCCATGACCGCCAGCATGAAGGTCGAACCGTGTCCGAGCTCGCTCGCCGCGTCGAGTCTGCCGCCGAGTATCTCGCTCAACCGTCGCGAAATGGCAAGCCCGAGTCCGGTACCGGGATTCTTGGCGCCCTGCACCGCTTCGAGTTGCACGAAGTCTTCGAATACCCGGTCGAGGTCTGCGAAACCGATTCCGGCGCCTGTATCGGTGACAGATATCTCCGCACCCCCGGGAGCCGGGCGCACCGCCAGTGTGATGCAGCCGTGATCTGTGAACTTGACCGCGTTGTCGAGCAGGTTCCACACGATCTGCTCGATGAGCTGACGGTCGGTCACGAGCAGACACGACTGGTGTTCGCCGCAACCTTCGACCCGAAACTCAAGGTCTTGCTCCGCGCAACGCGGCTCAACATTTGTGGCCAGCTCCTTGACAACATCGCAAAGATCGACAACCGCTAGCGACGGTTTGGTGCGACCGGAATCGATTGCTGACACGTCGAGCAGATCATTCACGAGGGCAAGAAGGTGACGCCCGGACGACCGCACCATCGCGATCTGTCGCCGCTGCTCTGCGGTCAGGTCACCGGCAAGTCCTTCAGCGAGCAGCCCAGAAAACCCGATAATCGAATTTAGGGGGGTACGAAGCTCGTGACTCATGTTGGCAAGAAACCCGTCCTTTGCCTTCTGCGCCGCTTCAAGCCGGCGGTTGGTGGCGAGCAACTCGCCGGTCCTCTCCTCAACGAGCGCCTCCAGTCTGTCCTTGTGCTCGGCGAGTTCCCGCTCGACCCTGCGCCGGTCACTGATGTCGTGAATGATCGAGTAGAGCAACTTGCGACCGTCCACGTCAGCAGGCCCCGTGTATACCTCAACCTCGCGCACAGACCCATCCGCCAACCGGTGCGAGAACAGGAAGTGGGAACGCTCGGCTGCCGCCTTCGCCATCTCCGTCTTGACCTCTTCGGGCGTCAGCGTGTTGATGTCGATGATGCGCATAGCGGTGAGTGCATCATGCGACCAACCGTAGTAGTGCTCCGCCGCTTCGTTCGCGTCAACAATCGATCCGTCGCGCGGGTCTATAAGGAGCATCACCGAAGCACTGCGATGGAAAAGTTCACGGTAGCGCCGTTCACTTGCTGAAAGGCTCGCCCGTATCTTCTCGAAATGGGCCACGAGCACTGAGAATGCCGCAAGCAACGCAAGAAAGGCGCCTACGCCGTATCCAACTGGGGCGAACCAATCGACATCGCGCAGCAACGGATAGTTGAGGCGGTGAACGCCCCATACGATGAAAACCCATCCTGACAGTCGCGCCCAAACCCCAGCGGTCGCGCGAAGCCAGGCCAGACCCGTCACGATGCTCGCAAGCCCGAGAAAGACGAACCCCGGCATCCTCACCACAAGTGAAGTGGCGTCAACGAGGAGTCCCGTGACCGTCCAGGCCACAACAACACCAGCAGCCACGTACCATGCGTGAGAGATCCTGCTGCCGAGAAACTTAAGCGTACCGGCGAACAAGAGACGCTCGCCACGTTCATCACCTGAGCGCCCGCAAACAGCAAGTCAGCCTGTTCTGTGACGAGTGAGTGGGCTATGTCGAATCCCGCACGCGCGGCGTACGCGACCCACGCTGCAGTCCATAACCCAAGATGCGTCTCACGTGACGATGCGTACAGGTATCCAAAGACCGCAACCAGCACGATGGCACCGATCAGCACCGCGACCTGTGCTGGCGTCAACCAGTCCACCAGAAGTAACCCTTCTCGCGCTACGCCCTGACGCGTTCGACGAACTCCGCGAGCGTCATCTGACCGATGTCGCCCTCGGTGCGCTCCCGTACCGCGATTGCGTCCCGCTCGGCCTCCTTGTCACCAACCACGAGCATGTAGGGGATCTTTCGCTGCTGAGCCTTAGCTATCTTGACCCGCATCGGCTCGTTCTCAGCGTACGTCTCGACGCGCACTCCACATGCTTGAAGTCTTTCGCGGACTGAAGAGGCGTGCTCGAGGTGCCGATCGGCGATCGGGATGATGACCGCCTGCACCGGCGCAAGCCACACCGGGAACGCGCCAGCGTAGTGCTCGATGAGAATGCCGAGGAACCGCTCCATCGACCCGAGGATCGTGCGGTGCAACATGAACGGCCGGGCCTCGGTGTTTGAGGCTGTGCGATATGTCATGTCGAAGCGCTCTGGATTGTTGAAGTCGACCTGGATCGTCCCGGTCTGCCACGTGCGGCCGATGGCGTCACGCAGTTTGATGTCGATCTTGGGTCCGTAAAAGGCGCCGTCACCCTCGTTGATCGCATAGTCCATCCCGCGTGAATCGAGCGCGTCTTTTAGTCCAGCGGTTGCCACGTCCCACATCTCATCCGAGCCTATGGACTTCGCGGGTTTGGTGGAGACCTCGGCGGTGTACTCGAAGCCAAACACGCCATTTACGCTGTCGACAAGGTCAAGCATCTCGATAACCTCTGGTGTCACCTGTTCAGGCGTGCAAAAGATGTGCGCGTCGTCTTGCGTGAATCCCCGTGCGCGCATGAGGCCGTGCACCACTCCGGAAAGCTCGTGACGATACACTGTGCCAAACTCGAACATGCGCCACGGCAGGTCGCGGTAGGACCGGACGCTGTTGTTGTAGACCATGATGTGGCCGGGGCAGTTCATCGGCTTGATGCCGTAGTCAGCAACCTTGCCCTCACCCTCATCTACCTGGAAGAAGTACATGTTCTCGCGGTAGTTGTCCCAGTGCCCGGAGGTCTTCCACACGTCGGCTTTGTACATGTGCGGAGTGATGACCTCGTCGTAGCCGCGGCGGTAGAGCTCTTGGCGCATCCACTCCTGTATGATGCGCAACACTCGCGCTCCGTTGGGATGGTAGATGGGCAACCCGGCTCCGGCATCCTCGTGCAAGCTAAATAGATCGAGCTCTCGGCCGAGTCTGCGGTGGTCGCGCTTCTCGGCCTCGTGCAAGCGGTCGAGGTATGCGGCGAGATCTTTCTCCGTGAACCATGCGGTCCCATAGATGCGCTGGAGCATCGGCCGCGCCGAATCACCACGCCAGTACGCGCCTGCGAGTTTCATGAGCTTAAACGCGCCGATCCTGCCGGTATGCGGAATGTGGGGACCTCTGCACAGATCGGTGAAGGCACCCCCACGGTACACGGAGATGACCTCGTCTTCTGGCAACTCGTCGATCAGCTCCCGCTTGAACGGGTCGCTAGCGAACACGTCGAGCGCCTCGAGCTTGGTCACCTCGGCGCGCTCAAACGGGCGTTCCTCGGCGATGAACCGCCGCATGCGCTCCTCGATGACGGGCAAGTCTTCCGGCGTGAGCTGAGTGTCGATCTGGAAATCGTAGTAGAAGCCGTCTTCGATCGCCGGTCCCACGCCAAAACTCGCCTCAGGATAGAGCGACTTGATCGCCTCGGCCATGACGTGCGCGGTTGAGTGACGCAACAGGTGGAGCGCTTCAGGGCTGCGATCGGTGATGATGGAGACCGTGTCACCCTGCGAGACAACATGTCCGAGGTCGACCTCTCGCTCGCCAACAATCCCCGCTAGGGCAGCTTGCGCGAGACGCGGGCCTATCGCCGCAGCGACATCCACAACGGTTGAGCCTTTAGGGATCCGCTTCTCGCTGCCATCGGGAAGACCGACTGTAATCTCTGACATGAATGTTCTCCTTGGACAAGGAACGACGTCCCGCCAAGGCGAGACGTCGGCGGCGTTCATGACAATGGTACTACGCTACTGCTTGGTCCTGCAGTAAGGACACACGCTCCAGTTGAGCTTGAGGGCACGTTCGCACTCAATACACGGCTTGCGGAGCTTCTTCATGCAACTCGGACAAATGAGGAAATCATTGTCGACTGGCTTGTGACAAGAAGGGCAGCTCTCGAAATCTCGCTGGAGCTGCATCTCCTTCGCACGGATCTCAAGATCACGCTCCAGCGCGTCCTCCGCGAACTCTGGAGGCCGGACCACGAGGTAGACCACCCATCCGGCGAAGGGAAAGATGAGCGCGGCAAGAGCCCAGAACCATCCCATCGCGCCGCGACGCTCCGCGTCGCGATAGGTCCAAAAGACAAGTGCGATGTGGAGTACTACGAAAAAGAGGGTACAGAGCTGGCGCACGAGAACGAACTCGGCGCTTGCCGTGATCGGGTCAAAAATCCCTTCCATGTCCTCCCTCTCGCGTACGTGCCAACACCGTGTACGCTCCAGACGAGCGGCCGAAGCTCTCGAATGACACCGCAACGAGCTAGAGGGATTCTAGCAGAACAGCAGGCGCTAGCCACTGACGATGGCCTCCGCGGCGGTCCTGACGCTGCCGGTGACAACCGCGCCCGCTGAGTTTGCGGCCAGCGCGGACACGACACCTGCGGAAACGCTGTGGGCAACCTGAGGCGTCTTTCCGGTCACACGCACAATCGTGTTCGCGAGTTCGGCAGCCGGAAGAGCACGCGGCGACCCGGGCGCTACAGCGACAAAGCGTCCGCACACTCGCGCGAGCGCAGAGACGATGCCCTCAGCATCCTTGTCGGCCAGTACGCCGAGAACGACCGCCGGGCGCGCCTCACAGTCAGGCCATGCCAATGCAATAGCCGCGGCGAGTACCTCGGCGCCCTCCGCATTATGGGCGGTGTCGACGACGAGCCATGGTTCACGCCTCACCACCTCAAACCGGCCCGGAATCCTCGTCTCCGACGCAACACGGCCAACGATCGCTGAATCGAGCGCCCTGCCCAGATAGGCCTCCCCAGCGGCGATGGCGGTTGCCAGATTGGCGCCTTGGTACGACGGGCCGCGGAGTGCGAGGTTCCCGTACGCCGCCTCAACTCCCCAGACATCAACGATGGTGGCCGCATCGGGCGCGTCGGGGTTGCGCGTGACGGCGTAGCGGATTGTCTCGTCTTCGGCAACGGGACTCTCGGCGTGCTTGGAACGAACCGCGCGCAGGAGCGCGGCATCACCCACGGCAGCAAGTCGCCGCTGAAACGTTCGCTCGACTCCCCGGGTACCCGGCCCGAGAATCGCCATCGACCGCGCCTTGATGATGTGCGCCTTGTCACTCGCGATCTCACCGCGCGTCTCACCCAGGTACTCGGTGTGATCGAGCGCGACTCCAGTAACGACAGCCACCTTGGGTTCGACCACACTCGTTGCGTCCCACCGCCCACCCATTCCCACCTCGAGTACGGCTACCTCGACCGCGCACTCTCG
This window harbors:
- a CDS encoding NapC/NirT family cytochrome c, with the protein product MKRPDITGAWNRARRHRGAMIAISLVGAMLVIVLATAALLEGAARTPALAGVCGSCHEIAPHVAAWRASSHANTGCRSCHTEYAWHDGFRYRATDFADEVSQYLSGDAAQAAQPERRGAVGPIAETPDNVCLRCHSMTREPSTGDRVIIDHADHAERNDACLSCHLNTTHPDPETDIVLVMMEQCYECHSLTPAPGEPSGECAVCHPAHLELTPASHDPIGEWQRPAHGDSAKTDTTQCMMCHTEQYCVDCHGVLMPHPPTFAQDHGVEAASLDRVVCSGCHYAAPDPCSACHHSLEGAVIDTWGTQHYRVTRIQGPAACMRCHEAVFCAQCHGRGSTPQ
- the thrS gene encoding threonine--tRNA ligase produces the protein MSEITVGLPDGSEKRIPKGSTVVDVAAAIGPRLAQAALAGIVGEREVDLGHVVSQGDTVSIITDRSPEALHLLRHSTAHVMAEAIKSLYPEASFGVGPAIEDGFYYDFQIDTQLTPEDLPVIEERMRRFIAEERPFERAEVTKLEALDVFASDPFKRELIDELPEDEVISVYRGGAFTDLCRGPHIPHTGRIGAFKLMKLAGAYWRGDSARPMLQRIYGTAWFTEKDLAAYLDRLHEAEKRDHRRLGRELDLFSLHEDAGAGLPIYHPNGARVLRIIQEWMRQELYRRGYDEVITPHMYKADVWKTSGHWDNYRENMYFFQVDEGEGKVADYGIKPMNCPGHIMVYNNSVRSYRDLPWRMFEFGTVYRHELSGVVHGLMRARGFTQDDAHIFCTPEQVTPEVIEMLDLVDSVNGVFGFEYTAEVSTKPAKSIGSDEMWDVATAGLKDALDSRGMDYAINEGDGAFYGPKIDIKLRDAIGRTWQTGTIQVDFNNPERFDMTYRTASNTEARPFMLHRTILGSMERFLGILIEHYAGAFPVWLAPVQAVIIPIADRHLEHASSVRERLQACGVRVETYAENEPMRVKIAKAQQRKIPYMLVVGDKEAERDAIAVRERTEGDIGQMTLAEFVERVRA
- a CDS encoding PAS domain S-box protein; translation: MAWTVTGLLVDATSLVVRMPGFVFLGLASIVTGLAWLRATAGVWARLSGWVFIVWGVHRLNYPLLRDVDWFAPVGYGVGAFLALLAAFSVLVAHFEKIRASLSASERRYRELFHRSASVMLLIDPRDGSIVDANEAAEHYYGWSHDALTAMRIIDINTLTPEEVKTEMAKAAAERSHFLFSHRLADGSVREVEVYTGPADVDGRKLLYSIIHDISDRRRVERELAEHKDRLEALVEERTGELLATNRRLEAAQKAKDGFLANMSHELRTPLNSIIGFSGLLAEGLAGDLTAEQRRQIAMVRSSGRHLLALVNDLLDVSAIDSGRTKPSLAVVDLCDVVKELATNVEPRCAEQDLEFRVEGCGEHQSCLLVTDRQLIEQIVWNLLDNAVKFTDHGCITLAVRPAPGGAEISVTDTGAGIGFADLDRVFEDFVQLEAVQGAKNPGTGLGLAISRRLSEILGGRLDAASELGHGSTFMLAVMDHGRTHAAPALAWPIGG
- a CDS encoding NapC/NirT family cytochrome c, translated to MKRSPGRSWRPRLPRVSGALILGAIVGVVFAALLATAALLEGAGRSPALAGVCGSCHEIAPHVAAWRASTHANTGCRSCHTEYAWYQGPLYRITALADDVSRFVSREPTPAREPELPRPATLGIPDNVCLRCHSMTREPSTGDRVIIDHADHAERNDACLSCHLNTTHPDPETDIVLLMMEQCYECHSLTPAPGEPSGECAVCHPAHLELTPASHDPIGEWLRPAHGDSAKTDTTQCMMCHTEQYCVDCHGVLMPHPPTFAQDHGEEAALKRDACDMCHAPAADIDPCSACHHQGSEPTQPWVQQHMYAVRDAGPSACFDCHKPRYCGRCHVRGRPNAGSL
- a CDS encoding 4Fe-4S dicluster domain-containing protein, which translates into the protein MTDERHSDAGYSEAAIGAEETYETRAERIADDVTRRGFLKGAGVLLGVFAAGTVPAFATLFASSAGAAAPEGGDPLDYFRDVNDPMCYPGEPVYYADKAGDQSWAMVIDVNACVGCRRCVYACVRENNLPRNGGFQYIKILEMPLAALKLEYARLDFTEAGDRDFWYLPVQCMHCGIPPCVLGCPIKATWKEPDGIVVMDYKKCISCKNCLVTCPYGARHANWAYPYIPENDINPKVPHKDKAKVIEKCTFCIHRTRNGMNTACTEACPVGARTFGDLNDPESAVTQILKTKKVFRLKEGLGCEPMIWYVG
- a CDS encoding zinc ribbon domain-containing protein, translated to MEGIFDPITASAEFVLVRQLCTLFFVVLHIALVFWTYRDAERRGAMGWFWALAALIFPFAGWVVYLVVRPPEFAEDALERDLEIRAKEMQLQRDFESCPSCHKPVDNDFLICPSCMKKLRKPCIECERALKLNWSVCPYCRTKQ